CGCGTGAAAATCTTTGTTACCGATAACGAGGTCTGGTTTGAGGGATATCAGTTTTTCTAAATTCGGTAGTGTCTGTCCTTCGCTCACTTTTGGGATATTTTGAAATCTGCTATCTTGAGCGAACAATCTGCTACCGACCATCCCCACAATTTTAGTTTTATCCAATCGATAAAGAATATCGGATGTGAGAGAAGTGAGAGTGATAACTCTTTGGGCTACTTTGGGAGTGGTGTCAGTTGTAGTGTTATTCGATGGAGTGGTAGCAGCAGTGCAAGCTACTAACACTAAACTCAATAAAATTGCGGTAATGATGGATATGTAACGACGCAACATGATTTTGGGAATGGGGAATGGGACATGGGGCATGGGGCATGGGGATTTACAATCGGAAATTCTCCCCATATCCCACTCAGCTTTAACGATCGCATAATTAACTATACAGCAACCGCCAAGGCAGTTAGGACGTTCTTAATTCCGGAAACGTTTGATAATAGCCACTTCTTCCCCTAGTCCCTAGCCCCTAGCCCCTAGCCCCTAGCCCCTAGCTATTGCGATCGGACAAATTTGCAGTCCAACAGGCGTTTGCAAAATCGCGACTGACACGCCAAAGACTTGGGCGATATTTTCTGGGGTGATGACTGCGGCGGGTGTACCGATATCCCAAAGACGCCCTTGTTTAAGCATGGCGATGCGGGAACTGTACCGGGCGGCTAAATTGACTTCGTGCAATACGGTGACGATCGATAATTTTTGTTGCACATTAAGTTGTTTGAGCAATTCTAGCAATTGCAGTTGATAATTAATATCGAGATAAGTTGTGGGTTCATCTAATAATAACACTTGGGGAGATTGGGCTAGCGCCAGTGCCAAAAAAGCCCGCTGTCTTTCCCCGCCAGAGAGATGTTCCACAGGTCGATCGCTAAACTCTTGGATACCCGTTTCGACAATAGCTTCTTCCACTTTTTGTTTATCTTCCGCATTTAATTCCCACTGCCACCAAGGTTGATGAGGCGATCGCCCGCACGCCACCAATTGCCTGACTGTTAAGCCAGTAGGAAACGTTTGCTGTTGCGGCAGAATTGCTAACTTTTGCGCTACCAAATGTGGGGGTAATTCGTGAATAGCTTTCCCATCCAAAATTACTATACCAGATTGCGGTTTTAAAATGCGACTGAGGATTTTCAATAAAGTAGACTTACCCGAACCATTGGCACCGACTAAACTCAACCACTCACCAGATTGGAGAGTTAAATTGATTTCGCGGATAATCGGCAAATTATTGTAACCGCCAACCAATTCTTTAGCTTCCAAAGGCATAATTTAATCTTTTTTACCACAGATGAACACAGATGAACACAGATAAAATAATTTTGTCAGATGTACTTATATTATATGGATATGAAAAAATCTGTAATCTGTTTTGTCTGGAAAAAATCAGATTGAATCTACATCTGTGTTCATCTGTGTTCATCTGTCTTCATCTGTGGTAAAAAAATCCCAAAAACTTATTTTTCCGATCGACTCTGATTACTGCGAGAAAGCAACCAAACAAACAAAGGCGATCCTAACAAAGCCGTCACAGCACCTACCGGCAACTCGATCGCACCCAAACGAGATAGCATATCCGCGAAACTCAACACAAAAGCACCGCCTAAAGCAGAAAGCGGTAAAACCCAGCGATAATCTGTACCTACCAGCAACCGTACCCCATGAGGTACAATCAAACCGACGAAACCGATCAAACCGCCAACGCTGACTGCACCGGCGGCGAGTAGGGTAGCGACTCCGCCAATTAAAAAGCGCGATCGCATCAACGAAACTCCCAATCCCACCGCCAAATCGTCACCCAAATTTAAAATATTCAAAGACCTCGCCAACAAACAGCCGCCCAGCAATGCGATCGCCACATAAGGGCCAGCCACATTCACTTCCGACCATCCCCGCCCGTTGAGACTGCCAATTAACCAACTCAACGCCAATTGTACTTTACCATCATCTGCCAGCAGCAGAATAGTTGACTGCGTTGCACCAAACAGCGAACTAACCGCAACTCCCCCTAAAATCAACCGTTCCACGGAAAGCCCGGTACTGCGACGAGCGATAAAATATACAAGCATGGTTGTCGCGATCGCACCGATCCAAGCAGCCAAAGGCAACCAAGCTTGGAACAATCCCAATGTTACCAAACCGACAGCTACCAAACCCGCACCGGCAGAAATTCCTAACAAATAAGGGTCTGCCAATCCATTTCGCAACATCCCTTGTAACAAAGCACCCGACATCCCCAAAGCTGCACCTACAATTAAAGCTGCGATCGTTCTCGGTAAGCGCAAATCCCAGAGTATAGTTTGATTGATGGGATCGCCTTGATGCAGCAACGCTTGCCACAATTGGGCGAAACTCAGATACACCGCACCCTGAGAGAGGGAAATGGCAACTGTGAACAGCAAACAACCAATCAAGAGGAGACAAGCGTACCACACTCGGTAGTTATCGTAGCTTTTTCGGATTTGTGCAAAAAACGATAAGTTTTGTGAACTCATTGGCAATGTGCGATCGACGAATATTTCCTTTTTAACTTGATGCCACTTGAATCATAGAATGGCAGCTAATGCAGTTTAGGTTAATACACCGTGACTCAACAAATAACACCTCTGCAAACCCTTTTATCCCAAGCGCAACAGGGAGATCCAGATGCGATCGCCGCCCTGATCAACCAAGTTGTCTGGAAAAAAGGTATCGCAGCTACAGTCAGTCGAGACGGAACTTGTCTGGATGTTACCTTAATATCCGACCAAGTATACACTCAAGAAGGCTGTATCAATTTTATCTATCAAGGCATCAGTCGCTTGGGTATCGTACCCATTCGATATGTGCGAGTAGTTGCGCGACAAACCAACATCGAAACGCCGCTTTGGAGTCAGACAATTGAATTGCCACTCGCCGACTCCACGCCAAATGCAACGCCACCTGTAATTACTCTTCCCGTCGTCGAAGCAAAACCGAAACGAAAAAAGCTGACGACAAGATACAAAAAAAGGGTACGTTTGCTTTGGTTGGGCGGTATCATTTGGGTTTTAATTGCCGCATTGGGAGTAGCGGTGCGATATCAAATCGAAAATCAAAAAGCAACCGCGCCCAAAAAGCAAACCCCCATCCAGCAACCAACCGCCATCACTAACAAACCCGCACCAAAACCGCGCCCGACAACTGCTGCTAAACCAGCGGTAAAGCCGAAAACGCAAACCCGAATGAAGCTGGAAAAAACGATCGCCGGTGGCATTTCGCCCAAGTCGGTAGTGCATTCCGGTCAGGGTTTGTTTTTCGCCCAAAACATGATGTACAGCCACACCATAACCGTCTA
This is a stretch of genomic DNA from Aerosakkonema funiforme FACHB-1375. It encodes these proteins:
- a CDS encoding ABC transporter ATP-binding protein, encoding MPLEAKELVGGYNNLPIIREINLTLQSGEWLSLVGANGSGKSTLLKILSRILKPQSGIVILDGKAIHELPPHLVAQKLAILPQQQTFPTGLTVRQLVACGRSPHQPWWQWELNAEDKQKVEEAIVETGIQEFSDRPVEHLSGGERQRAFLALALAQSPQVLLLDEPTTYLDINYQLQLLELLKQLNVQQKLSIVTVLHEVNLAARYSSRIAMLKQGRLWDIGTPAAVITPENIAQVFGVSVAILQTPVGLQICPIAIARG
- a CDS encoding FecCD family ABC transporter permease — protein: MSSQNLSFFAQIRKSYDNYRVWYACLLLIGCLLFTVAISLSQGAVYLSFAQLWQALLHQGDPINQTILWDLRLPRTIAALIVGAALGMSGALLQGMLRNGLADPYLLGISAGAGLVAVGLVTLGLFQAWLPLAAWIGAIATTMLVYFIARRSTGLSVERLILGGVAVSSLFGATQSTILLLADDGKVQLALSWLIGSLNGRGWSEVNVAGPYVAIALLGGCLLARSLNILNLGDDLAVGLGVSLMRSRFLIGGVATLLAAGAVSVGGLIGFVGLIVPHGVRLLVGTDYRWVLPLSALGGAFVLSFADMLSRLGAIELPVGAVTALLGSPLFVWLLSRSNQSRSEK